CTCGGGGGAGACGCTCACCGCCAGTGGCCAGCAGATCATCCACGATGACCACCTTCTGCCCCGGCTCCAGGGCATCTTTCTGGATTTCCAGCTCAGCCTGTGGATAGGAAGCGGGCGTTGGTGTGTGGCGCTCAGGAGCTGACAAGGGGTCACCACCTGGGCCCTGGTTTCAACCCACCCCATTGTTTCCTGGCTATGTGAACCTGGCCCAGTGTCTTAGCCTTTCTGAGCTCACATCCACTCCAACCACAGCAGCTCTACTTGACTCCACAACTCTCCCTTGGGGAATGGAGGGTCCATGGCAACAGCCCACAGCTCTCTCACCTTCCCGTATTCCAGTGTGTAGGAGGCAGACACGGTGGGACCCGGCAACTTCCCTCGCTTTCGGATGAGCACGAAGCCCAAACCAAGCTCCTGGGCCAGGGAGGGGCCAAACAGAAAGCCTCGCGAGTCTAGGCCTGTTGGCAAGAGTTGGGATGTTTTGGGGGCAGCTGTGTGGCATGGCAGCATGGGCGTCCCCCCACAGGCCAGGGCTGGATAACGACAAGTAGTCACCATAGTGACACACAGTGCCTGGCTTTGCTGGCTCCAGCTAAAAGGCCAATGACATCCATCCATTCAAGGAGTGTTGACTGAGCACCTACCACGTGCAGGgactgctgggtgctggggaatAGGAGGTTAGGAGCTAGGGCCAGGGACAGGTCCGTCCTACAAGGCTGAGTAAATAGCCAGAGCAGCGTGGCCTTGGGGTAAGTCACCTGACCTCTTCCCAGCTTGTCTCTAACTGGGCTGGTAGTAACTATGAAATACCATCAGCAAACGGCTCTTTTCTTCAAGAAGCTGCCCCAAGGAGCTTCTTGTCCAGGAGAGGCAGTGACCGGGCACTCGCCACCTGTTGCAGTATACTGGGAGGGGAacagcagggctgtgctctcaAGGCAGCAGGGAGTCATGAGAGCATCAAAGTTGGGGCTCTTCCAGATCTCTGCTGGCCTTCTGGAAGCCCCACAATGGGTcaagggcctggcacagagcaggggctCAAGACTCACTTGTAGAAGGGAACAAGATAGCTTGCCTGGCCCAGTGGACTCCGGTCCGACATTCCTCATGGAAATTCCCTAGTGCTGCAGACTAAGAACTGGGTGGCGCAAGCCTTTTCTCTGCTGGTACCCACCCAGCAGAGGCCATTTCCCAGGCAGCTGGAGAGGCCTGTGCCCCTCTCAGAGCTGCAAAGTAGGGAGGCAGCGGATCTATCCCTACAGCTCAGGCAAGAGTTATTACTCAAGCAGTTGGCGGCTCCCCTAAACAGAGGTGGGGCCGTCCCTCTCTCCGTCTGCTTGGCTCAGGGGAAAAGAACCCCACCCAACCGgcctcctggcccctggcccagACCCAGTAACCTCTCCACCCCACGGCCTCCCAGGTGAGGACGTGGAGGCAGAAAGTGCTGGCCCTGGAGATCCCGCGGCGGCCAGGGTCCCGTCGGCCCTGGTGCCCCCACTTGCCCACAATGTAGTCGATCTTGTCGCCGTGGGTCTTCTTCAGGTGGTTCGCCAGGAGACTGATGGAAGCGCGGAAGGAGTCAGGGTCCTTCAAGAGGGGCGAGATGTCCCTGGTGCGCAAGGACAGGCATGGTGACCTCGGGGTCCGGCACGGAGTGGGGGCGGCAGTCCTCCGGGGCAGAGCCCACGGGCACGCCGATAACCCCACTCTACCGGCGGGACAACGGCCCGGGGCCGGCGCCGGCGCGGCCCAACTCCCCACGTGGCCCACCCGCGCCCGCACCTGAACAGCACGCCCGGGATGGGGAAGTCCGGGAAGCTGCGGATGCCCCGCGCCACCAGCTGCAGCTCGGAGTCCACCATTGCTGCGTCCGCGCGTGTCTACGGGCGAGTGGAGAGCTCGGAGGCTCGGCGCCTGCGCGGGGCGGGGCGTAGCCCGGCAGAAACGACGAGCGGGGCGCGCAGTCTCCCGCAGGAAGTCCGGTGTTTCATCTCTTACGTGCCCTCGAGTTTAAGACGCCTGCTTATTTCTTGTACCCTGAACTGATGGCGTCCCTGCCTCAAGGACACTCGGCAGGGGCCGAGGTGCGAGTTACGGCCGACGGAATGTGGCGTCTACGCAAGCCCCGCCGGGCTCTCCGGGGTATCGTCGCGCCGTTTGGGCCTCCCCGAGAGCTCCGGCAGGTCCTCAGGACAATTCTGGCTAGGACCCCAGGCCGAGGCGGGTGCTCGCTGGCCCTGCCAAGCTCCCGGCACGCACCGGCCTCGGCCCCCTTCCCGGAGGGTCTCGCCCGATCTGCGGCACCGCACGAGGGGGCGTAGGCGCACGTAGACGAGTGCGGCCCAGGCCTTCCCGCCGGGGAATGAAGGTGTTCCTGGCAGGAGTCAAGTGCAACCTGGAGGGGTGGAGCAGCCGAGGGAGGGGCCCAACCGGGGGTGGCGGCCCTTAGTGACGGGTTTCTCGGGGGCCTGCGGTGGGAGGAAGCTCCTCCCAGCCCTGCGGACCGGGCAGTTGGGGAGAGGGAGTGCTGGACTGCTTGGCCGGTGGGAAAGCACAGCGCCCTGTGTCTGCAGAGGAGGCTGAGGGGCACACCATTGCAGACCCCTATTATGGTACCCAGGGGTGGACGACTCCtctaaaatgatcttttaaaaaagctgaaatgcctgttactttattttaaaactgttttcttcataatttcCCAATCTGAATACAATTTTGGCAAGACTATCACTGCAGACTTGAAAACCCCATTCAGTGGAAGGAGCTCCTTGTAGCTTCAGGGCGGGGACCTTGGATTGTTCGGGCTCTTGTGATGTGGGCCAAAGGGCTTATGCTCATGCTTTGCCACACCAGGTGccgtggggaggagggtgggcggGGGTGTGAGGAGCAGACACACCTCATAGTGTGCTGGGGGTAGGGGTCTAGATCCCTAAGCAAGGTGGAAAATCGAGGGTGCTCTGTTCCCTCCTGTCCTCAGGGAAGCAGCGGCATCAGCTGTCCCCACTGGGTGGGGGATGTGTTAGCTGTTGAGAATCTGGATTAGGGAAGCCCTTTGCCTCCTCCCCCTCCATGTGGGGTGGTGCAGGGAGGTGGAGCTGGGGTGCCCCCTCTGTGCAGCACCAAGGGGCTCAACACAGGATTGGCATAGCCTCCCTTGACACTGGGCAGaagtgctggaggggcagctgggggcAGCTGTGGTGAGTCACGCCCCCTGCACCTGGGAATGGAGGCCAGGCCCCGGACAAGGCCAGCCGGGAGGTGGCAGGAGTTGAGTGGGAGGATGGGAGCCAGGTAGGAGTACTGAGACCTGAAGGCAGCAGCTGATGTGGGGTGTCACGGTCAGGCAGCCAGGAGGAGGGCTGAGGAATGACTCCAGGGCCAGGTGCTGTAGCCTTGCAGGTTCCGCTCCACGGTTGCAGGTGACGTCTCTCCGGtggtgggcagggcagagggcagtTGGGGCTTCTCCAGTGTGGGAGCCCTGAGGCCAGACCCTTCCTACCCCCCAGGCACTTGCAGGGCCAGTGGGAGGCACCGGGCCTGTTCTGACCCTAAGCAGGTGCTAGTGGGGCCAGGAGCACTTCTTGGGGACAGATTCTGGTGGCGTCAGGCACTTTCCCAACTTTTCACAGCCTGGGGGTGCCCAGTTCTGGAAGtgaaaattcagaaagagaatGTGCAGTTATTCCAAGCACTTCTGGACTCAGCAGTTTCCAGACTCCTGACCTGGCCAGGCCCATCCAACTGGCTGTGGTGTGGAAGCCACTGTCTCCACTGCAGCCCAGGTCAGACCAGCACAGGAGACACCTGGGCTCCCCAAGGCTAGTGATGGGCAAGAGGGTGAGGCCTTAGGGTGTGGGTGGCCATGGAGTGGGGCCTGCGCCTGACCCCTCTGTTATCCAAGGGGACTGCGTGCTAACTGCCCCAACCCCTGGCCACATTCCAAGTGGAGGCAACTCGGGGGCCTGCACACGCCCCACTGTGATAGAGAAGGAGCTTCACGTTCCAGGCAGGGCTGACTGAGAGGCTTCATACACCGCCTCATGATTTCCCACAGAAAGCTCTGTCAGGAACCCTTTCTCCAGGGGGGAGCCGGCCTGTTTCAGTGCAACCCTCGCCCAGCTGTGCACTTTGATGTGCAGACTTCCTGGCAACAGAAAGGGATACCCATGCCCCTAAGAGGGAGCTTTCCTGGTTTTGCCATGTTCCCCCAGTGCCCAGGGGGTGTCCCTATATGCCACAGTTGGGAGACTCAGAATCACTCTGGGGGCACTCACCCACGACAGGACCTCAGAGTACGCATGTTACTGAATCAGAGCATCAGCGACAGGGAAAGCCCTCTCCCGCCCTGGACCACATCTCTTGGCTCCTGTGGTCATGTGGGTCCTGGGTGCCCACATGGAGAGGAGCCAGGCATCTGGGCAGGACCGGGTTTTGATAAGGTACCTGTTCCCGACTTGAGGCAAAGCAGGGAGAGCCGCAGGCGCGTGCAGGACACAGATTCTGGGCCCAGCCTTCAAATCGGGGGGTTTGGGGAGGGCCAGTGCCTCAGTGTCTGATGCTCAGGAGGATAGCCAACTACTGTGAGGCCTACAAGGTGCACGGGACTGGGCTTGTCAGAGACCAGAGGACACCACACCGAGTCCTCGCCAGGGCTGAGCTAGGGGGTGGACGTATGTGTGTGGGGTTCAGGGCTGAGCTGGGGGGCTGGAAGTATGGGGGCCAGGGCTGAGCTGGGGGGTGTGTTTGAAGGAGGGCTGAGGGCTAATAGTGGAACTTTCCCTCCATCTAGGGATCAGGGAAACCCAGGGGTGTAGAGAGAATGAGTGGGGGGACCCTCCGGctttgcacacacacatgcccacaccCCTCTCCAGTGAAAGCGCTCACGTTAAGTCTAGGGGCTAACCCACACTGTTCCCACTTGTCTTCAGTTCATTTTTGGGGTTTGCGGGGGTGGGTGTCCCCCACGTTCTTCCATTCAAGCGGCAGCCAGACTGGCAGTTCCTGCGGCGCTCAGGAGATGGTGGCAGTGCCCTGGCCAGGTCAGCCGCCTCTCCTCTCCCCTAcccacccctccccttcctgAGACCCTCTTCGTCTCTAAGAAGCTGGGACTCTGCTTGCACCGTAGCGCAGGTGCCACTGGGGGAAGGGAGACATTGTGTTGGGGTCGGGCACAGCATTGCTTTCACAGAAGGACAAGATGGGGTCTGGAGCAGGCACCAGGGGTTCTTCCCCAGGTAGGGTGCTCTGAGGCTCCTGGGACCTGACGGACCTTGGGGTCCCTGACTCTTCTACTTTACTGCTGAGTTTACAGGCCAGCATACCAGCCTGGCACCCCTCTAAGAAGCGGGGGGCCTGCTGGTGCCCGCCCTGAATGTCTTCCTGTGGTGAGCCCCAGATGTGGGCAACAGTGACGAGCCCGTCCCCTCTGGCCCTGGTGGCTTCGTCCAGCTCAGTCCCCGCAGCCACTGCCAAGGCTCTCCCCCCGCTAATAATCCTCACTGCTAGGAAAATGCTTCTAATATCCCGACTCCATTTTCCCTGCAGTTTCCTCCCATCGCACCCCCTCTGCACGCTGACTGCTCACACAATCACTTCCCTCATGGGGGCAGGCACCCTGGGCTCCATTTGGCCCGGCTGCACTTCAGGGTGCTTAGCTGCCCTCACAACGGCCTCATGGGTCCAGGGAGTGGGGTGCTTGGGGAGAGGGGCTGACAGGCTGGGAAGCCAGGCTAAGCCATCCAGCTTTGCTCTGTGGGATTTGAGGTGCCACCGGAGCTTCTGACACTGAGACACGTGAATTGCCTGTCTTTGTGGAGATGGGTGCCAGACACTTCCAGTTACCAGGTGGGCCCCCCACGTGCTTCAAGGAGGTCTGTCCCTGCAGGGACCTGCGTCTGCTGTGCTGAGAGGTGGGCCCCATGGGCAGGCCATATACCCAGGCCATGTCCACACCCCACAGGTCTGGCTTGTCCTGCATCTGTAGAGGGGTCAAGTGGCCCCTCACACCTGTGAGACCTAAGACAGAAACAGGAGGGAAGCGGGGTTCTGGCCGGCAGCCCCAGCAGCCTCTGGAAGCGTGCTCTCTGCTGGTGTCCAACACACTGCCCAGTGGTCACCCTGCATCCAAGAGGCTGCCAGACTCGCCGCAAACCTCTGGGGCTTGTGTCCAGGATGAAGGTGCAGTGCTGGGCGTACAGCCCCACGGCACTCACATCGCACCCTCCCAGCACTGACAGCCACGTAGAAACCACTTACCATGACCGCCTGGTTGCACACGTTGAGCTGGGGCTGTCCAGGGACCAAGGCCTCCTGGTGCTGCTCAACGACTGGGGTGATCCTGCGAAGGACGTCCAGGTACTCGGTGCTGGCAAAGCTAGAGGTGAGAGTGCATCAGATCActgaggtggggaggagaggagtaAGGTGGGTGGGGTAGGACGCCCAGGTAGGCCAGGAAGGGGCCTGCGGACCAGAGGACCCTTCCCAGATGGTGCCACCATCCAGCCGCCTCCTGGGAAGAGATAGCTGAGAGGGGCCGGGGCCTCCACCTCTGCCCCACTTGTCCTTCCCTATAAATAAGGTGTCAGGCAGAGCCATGGGACAGGGACAGCAACCGTGACTCTTCAGTCTTCCTGTTTAGGGCCTTGGCCGATGGGTGGACCAGAAGAGCATCCTGCATCCCTGCTGGCCCCAGGCTGTACCAGATCCTGGCAGGTTCCCAGAGGCCTTTTCCCCACTTTCACGGTCCCTCTTTAATCTCTTTGGCCCAGGTTTCCTCCTCTCAGGAGTGACAGGCCCTGCCCCCATTGCTGCTGTCTCGGAGCACGTCTGACACTGTCACCCCCAGGTCAGCCCTGCTCCTCAGACCTCCACACCAGTCTGACACTGCCTGCTCTGTTGGCTACACTCTCTCCACACAGCCCCCATGCTTCTCAAAGCAGGTCTCAGGCGTATTTTCTTTCTTTCGAGGATTCTGTGGCCAAATGCACTGGGAAGGACTGGCTTCACCAAGTTCAGCAGTTTTGGGGACAAGGCTTCTCACACCGCTGTGGGAGTGCAGGCGGGAGACTCCAGGAGGCGCCACACTCAGCCCTGGACCCTTCTGAATAAGGCGGCGGCTCCAGGAGCTTCTTGCCCACAGCTGTGTCCCCCAggggaccctgggcaagtcatgtCCCTACCCAGGTCCCCGCCTCCTCTTCTGTAGCCCAGACATGAGGTGTTGCAGGCTTCTGAGGGAGCAGGGGGTGTAGGTGGGTGCCCAAGGGAGCCTCCAATTGGGGCAATAACCCTGAATGCCACAGCACCCCCAAACAGTGGTGACATGAATCTAACGAGGGCACTCTCGGGAGGGCGTGTTCCACACATCTTCGCCCTATGACCTTGAATTTTGGGGGCTGCTAAGGTGGGGAAGTGGTGATATCTGGCCACATTCACAGCCAGTGAGGGGGAGAGGCAGGATTCGAACCAAGCCTCTTCCACCTTAGCTACCTCACTGTGTCAACCTTCTGCACGTTGCCACTGGGAGGGGGTGCTCAGCGGTCGTCTCTGTCCTTATGATCTACCTCGATGGAGCCTGCGCCCAGGTCCCCAGGTTGGCTCTAGCCATGGAGGCACCAGCGAGACGGGCTAAAGGCCTGGGGCTGCAGGGGCAGGGCTGTGTGCCCTGACTACAGCCTGGCAGTCTCCAGGCCTCCCTGCGCCCCGCTCACCTGAGGGGATACCTCTCCCCTGGGTCTCGTCCCAGATGGAAGACCAGGGGCAGCTTCGTGTGCTCTTCCTGCGTGTGGGTGGTGACTCCTGAGATGTTCTGCCCAGGGCAGAAATCAATGCCCTGCAACAAGAAGCAGGGAGGACAGGTGAGCActgtctgtgtgagtgtgtgagatcCAGCCACGAGGCTGGCCAGTCCATCCTGAACGAGTCTGAGCGGTCAAGGCCCGAGCAGGCCTGAGGATGGGATCCTACAGGGTGGAGCCTTCCCACCCTCCTGGGCCCCACGGCTGCTGAGCGGTCATGCCCTGTGTACTATCTCCTAGTTTTTTGGAACCTCCCCCCCttttctgggtgtgtgtgtgtgtgtgggtgtgtgtgtgtgaatctctTTAAACTATTCAAGCCCATTTCACATCTTGACTGCCTCTAATTTCCAGAGCAAAGCTTTACACCCTCACTCTAACCACATCAATGCATGGTGCTCAACAGTCCTTCAAGACCCTTCACTGGTGAGGAGGGACCTTGGGCCTGAAAgccagaaaaacacaaacacaggaACGGCCCAGAGGGGACCCAGATGACCAAGTTAACAGGCAGGGACCCTACAATGACTATGGTTAATATAgtcaaggaaacaggaaaagataGAGAGTGCAGATAATGCCAGGCTCCCCCAAGGCTCAGGTGTGGCCCCCACGGCCCCACGGGCGAGCCCCGCTCAGGCCTCCTCCGCCTCCTGGGTTCTTTACAATGTGGCCTCTGATGTGTGTCTAGAACGGGCTTCCTAGATCAGAGTGTGTTCTGAGCTTTGTCCAGGTCCTGGGCAGCCCTGAAGCCTGAATGTGGCCTCAGGCCAGATGCTCCCTCAAAGCTGTGGCCTGCAGTCTGGAGCTCTGGGCCGCCAAGGCCTGAAGGCTGCCTTTGGGGCTCCCTGacttgggaaaaggaaaagctcCCTACCATCCAGGGGGAATCAGATGAGGCCAGGGGGACCCCAGTCTCCAGCTAACACAGGGCAGTGTTGACAGACAAGTCTGGAGAGGTGGCTGTGATCCGTGCCCTGTGAAAGGCTTTCTGTAGGTGTTAGTGCCACCTGACAGGCAAACCATTTCTAACCCCTATGTGTCTGTAATGGACAGCTGGGCAGTGGAGCACTTAATATTCTGCTTTTCAATAAAGCAGGGAAGTTAGGAGCCCGTGAAATTCCATTTATCTGCACTGAGCAGTCGAGTCCCGAGTCAGGGGCTGTAGTCTAAGTTACTGAGCACGGCCAACAGTGGACACGCAGGGCTTCCAAAGGAGGTGACCCTTTGACCTTCTAGGAGAACTGCCAGAGAACAAATACGAATTTAACAGTGGGAGAGAAACAACCACATTTAGCATAAAAATGCTGAGCGGTTAATGGAGAAGTAGCTCAGTCTAGACAGAAGACAAATTATAATTTGGATGCAAATCAAATAAGCTATTTAATTAAGATCCTGCTAATTAGTATAGGAGTTTTCTCTTACAACTGTTGTCATGTGAGTCTCACCCTGGGGGCACTGCAGCTGAGCCAGCCCCCTCACCATGCagctttccttctcccctcttcccctGGAGTGGGAGCAGGCGCACCTGCAGGTCACAGCAGGCTTtttggagggtgggagggaggagggggatgaGCGTGCACTGTGGCTAACGCCTGGCATTGAGTCCAGAAGTGCAGGTCACATGGGTACATGTACCTCCCTCTGCCCTCTTTCCCATGGCCTCAGGCAGCCTCCATGGTGGGAGGTCGTGGACTTGTCCGGGACAGTGACCCCAGGTTCGGCAGGGAAAGATGctcactccctcctcctcctcctctaacATCCACCAGTTGTGAGTGGATGGAAGACCTGGGGCTCAGGCAGGTGGGGCACCACACAGCAGGACCCCAGGACTGGGGAGGGGGTACCTAGAGAGAGTGAGACACCCCAGGACAAGTGTACAGCCAGGTCCACTCACGTGACCCCCAAACCTGGGAACCGCAGACAGTCACACACCCAGCTGAGTTGTACCCCAGGCCTCTCCCGGAGCTGGGCTCCATGTGGCCTCTGAACAAAGCTGTCCCTAATGTGGTAACTGTCTGGAAGGGACGGGAGGAGGATCAAAGTCTCCCCTGGTGCTCAGGGGAGCTGTTGATGGCCGCGGGGTCCTTTCTTTCTGACTTCACGCGCCCCGAGCTTTATTGATCCCTGGGGGGAGAAGGGCCATCAAACGGCAGTGTGGCAGTCCCCGTGGCATTTAAATCAAATTGTGACTGCTGAGATGCAATGTAGTGAACCCACAGCTGATTCTGTGTCCACCAGCTGCCCTAGGGCCTCCCCTAGTCTCTACACACATTGGAGAAGGGAGTGTTTTGTGCTTCACCTACCAAGAAAACAGAAGCCATGCAGACTAGAGCAGCCCAGGTGCTCTCACAAACAACCCTCAGAAAATGGAAGACATGCATCCGCTGGAcactgggtgggggctgggcagtgaGGGGAGTACCAGCCGACTGTTCTGGGGTGGCCTTTCCTGACACATCCTAACCCCACCATAAACATGGTCGAGTCAGGACAGGCTGTACAGGTGCTGGACTTTTTTGGCGCTCTTTCTGGAAACGCTCTCCCAGTCCTTCTGAGTTCTGGGTGAGTAGAAGCTGGGCTGTGTCTCACTTGGCCCAGGGCTGACAGGACCCTGCCCCAAAAGGCCCTGAGAGCTCACAGGACAGGGAGCTGCAGGGAGGGCTGAGGGGTGGTTCTCAGAACACCAGCCACACCTGCCAGCTGGGCCACCTGGATTCTTAAGCAGCAAACAGTGGGGACCCCAGAGGCCCCGGGCAGTCCCTGTGTGGATggcagggaaagaagggagaagcgAGGCCACATGGCTGTCCCTTAAGGTCCCCACACTGCCAGCCTCTGGGTGCCTTTTGGGTGCTGCTACAGCTTCTTAGCCCCTGGGTGTCTAAAGGGCAAGCCAGGCGTGGCCCCGGcagttgggggatggggagaggaggtGGTGGCCATAAGTCAGGAGGGCCGAGTGGGGTCTGGGAAGACCAGAGACAAGAGCACAGGCCAGGCCATGCCGCTCACTGAGGGAGAGTTCCAGAAGAGGCCCGATTGGGGGTTGTTGTCACAGAGTCTGAGGGGCCCATAGAAGGCAGAAGAGAAGCAAAGGCTCGCTGGGTCCGTCTGAGCCCGCCCGCTGCCTCGCCATGCTTCTGATCACCATCGGGAAGTTCACGGGCACTGGCCGCGTG
The DNA window shown above is from Rhinolophus ferrumequinum isolate MPI-CBG mRhiFer1 chromosome 15, mRhiFer1_v1.p, whole genome shotgun sequence and carries:
- the APRT gene encoding adenine phosphoribosyltransferase, yielding MVDSELQLVARGIRSFPDFPIPGVLFRDISPLLKDPDSFRASISLLANHLKKTHGDKIDYIVGLDSRGFLFGPSLAQELGLGFVLIRKRGKLPGPTVSASYTLEYGKAELEIQKDALEPGQKVVIVDDLLATGGTMRTACDLLVQLRAEVLECVSLVELTSLKGREKLGAVPFFSLLQYE